One stretch of Euphorbia lathyris chromosome 7, ddEupLath1.1, whole genome shotgun sequence DNA includes these proteins:
- the LOC136201304 gene encoding probable serine/threonine-protein kinase At1g54610, with amino-acid sequence MGCAQSNSSTNSSPNRLHKLKMENGYVPKGALAGHRRSNAQNYLGSRKNNSDPPPRKLSDQIGVGKKDSPLEIDAVEVVNGWPKWLTDNVPAEVLANLVPKSAENYDKIDKAGQGTYSNVYKARDRDTGKIVALKKVKFDTSQPESVKFMAREITILQELDHPNVLKLEGLATSRMQYSLYLVFDFMQSDLSSIINNPEARLTEPQVKCYMQQLLSGLQHCHERGILHRDIKGSNLLIDKKGMLKIADFGLANYYNPKRPLTSRVVTLWYRAPELLLGSTNYGVGIDLWSAGCLLAEMLAARPIMPGRTEVEQLHRIFKLCGTPSEDYWKKLKLSTTFRPPKQYKPSLFEAFGEFPESSLGLLTTLLALDPAYRGSASSALQSEFFYISPLPCDLSGLPVILREEDEIAQANQLRIHRNNSKMKRRSRTYREQRSKDVLAEKPIADSTNSEKEAENVEKPKSQESAGGSSSGSSSSARAELSPVPTWKQKMSPKTQGLPPLPGYNKSSSSNKYSNQSLYNLNKMHRSASTREFRKLNQTQHLQLYAIEN; translated from the exons ATGGGTTGTGCACAAAGCAATTCTTCAACAAATTCATCCCCAAATCGCTTGCACAAGCTCAAAATGGAAAATGGGTATGTCCCAAAAGGAGCTCTTGCAGGCCATAGAAGGTCTAATGCCCAAAACTACTTGGGTAGTAGAAAGAATAACTCCGATCCACCTCCCAGGAAGTTAAGCGATCAAATTGGTGTTGGTAAAAAAGATTCACCTTTGGAGATTGATGCAGTAGAGGTAGTCAATGGCTGGCCTAAGTGGCTTACTGATAATGTTCCCGCTGAGGTTTTGGCCAATTTGGTTCCAAAAAGTGCTGAAAACTATGATAAGATTGACAAG GCAGGGCAGGGTACTTACAGCAATGTTTATAAAGCTAGAGATAGGGATACAGGGAAAATTGTTGCCCTCAAGAAGGTCAAGTTTGACACATCACAACCTGAGAGCGTCAAATTTATGGCCAGAGAGATAACTATATTACAGGAATTGGATCATCCAAATGTGTTAAAGCTTGAAGGATTAGCTACATCCAGAATGCAGTATAGTCTTTATCTTGTTTTTGATTTTATGCAGTCTGATTTATCATCCATCATTAACAATCCAGAAGCAAGGCTTACTGAACCACAG GTGAAGTGCTATATGCAGCAATTGCTTTCAGGTCTGCAGCACTGTCACGAGAGGGGAATTCTTCATAGAGACATTAAAGGGTCTAAtttgttgattgataaaaagggTATGCTAAAGATTGCTGATTTTGGACTTGCAAACTATTATAATCCTAAGCGTCCTCTTACAAGCCGGGTTGTGACACTTTGGTATAGAGCTCCTGAACTTTTGTTGGGTTCTACTAATTATGGAGTAGGGATTGATCTTTGGAGTGCTGGATGCCTTCTGGCTGAAATGCTTGCTGCCAGGCCAATCATGCCTGGAAGAACTGAG GTTGAACAGCTACATAGGATTTTTAAACTGTGTGGCACACCCTCAGAAGATTACTGGAAAAAATTGAAGTTATCTACTACATTCCGGCCTCCAAAACAATACAAACCTAGTCTTTTTGAAGCTTTTGGGGAGTTTCCTGAATCATCTTTGGGTCTATTGACTACTCTTCTTGCTCTAGATCCTGCATACCGTGGCTCTGCATCTTCAGCTCTTCAGAGTGAA TTCTTTTACATAAGCCCTTTACCATGCGACCTGTCAGGTTTACCGGTTATTTTGCGAGAGGAAGACGAGATTGCCCAAGCTAATCAACTCAGAAT CCACAGAAATAATTCTAAAATGAAACGAAGGTCTCGAACATATCGTGAGCAAAGAAGTAAAGATGTATTAGCTGAAAAACCAATAGCAGATTCAACAAACTCTGAAAAG GAGGCGGAAAACGTTGAAAAGCCAAAAAGCCAAGAATCAGCAGGAGGTAGCAGTAGTGGGAGCAGCTCCTCCGCGCGGGCTGAATTGTCGCCGGTTCCAACGTGGAAGCAAAAAATGTCTCCAAAAACACAAGGGCTGCCTCCATTACCAGGCTATAATAAAAGCAGCAGCAGCAATAAGTACAGTAATCAGAGCTTGTACAACTTAAATAAAATGCATAGGTCTGCTTCCACTAGAGAATTCAGAAAACTAAATCAAACTCAGCATTTACAACTCTATGCCATTGAAAACTAA